From the Candidatus Goldiibacteriota bacterium genome, the window CATCCGGAATATCATCCGCGACAACAATTGAATATCTTACAATACAGACTGCAGGCGTGTACACCGACGGCGGTTCTAATTACGGCATTTACGTATATAATTCACCGGGGCTGGTCGTGCAGAATTGCGATATTTACGCAGGCGCAGGCGCTGCGGGCGCGCAGGGCGCGGCAGGCGTAAACGGCGCCGCGGCGGTAAACGGCTTAAATGGCGGCGACGGAAGCACTACTTCAACAACGGCCGGCGCGGGCGGCGCAGGTGGAAATCTGTCAGCGTCCAATTTTGACAGTACCTACACAAATATATCCGGGGGCGCGGGAGGAGCAGGAGGACGGGTTGTGGCCTCGTCCACTGTAAACGCTAACGGAAATAACGGAACAAGCGTGGGCGCAGCCGCAGGCGGAACAGGAGGGCCGTATTATTCCACATGCGGAAGTTACGGCATCAGCACTGCCGGATATCCCGGAATTAACGGCATAAACGGAAACAACGGCGCGGCCGGATTAAATTCCATAAGCGTTACTTCATATTTTAACAGCAGCGACGGCGCAAATGGTATAAGAGGCGGGCACGGCACAGGCGGGGCAGGAGGCGGCGGAGGCTCGGCGTCATGCGCGTCAAGCTATCCGAATAACAGCGGTGCAGGCGGAGGCGGCGGAGGCTCGGGCGGCCCGGCCGGGCAGGGTGGAACAGGAGGCAAAGGCGGAGGAGGCTCATTTGGGCTATTTATCGTATCGTCAAATATAACCGTCAATAACTGTAATATATATTCGGCAGGAGGCGGAGCAGGAGGCGCAGGAGGACCGGGAGGCATGGGAAGTTTTGGGGGGCTTTTTGGTGAAAGCGGGAAGATTGCGTCCAATCCGCTGGCAAGCGCGGGAGGCATAGGAGGCAAAGGCGGAAACGGAGGGTGCGGCGGCGGCGGAGCCGGTGGGCCGTCTATTGCACTTTATTATAAATCATCCACACTTACTTTAAACGGAACAACATGCACGCAGGGCACCGGCGGCGCAGGCGGTACTTCGGCAGGAAACGCAGGACAGGCCGGACAAAGCCTGTCGACTCTGAGCCAATAGGATAAAAACACGGATGCCAGTTTTTAGACAGGTGAGGGTATACTTTCTGCTTTCAACGTCCGGCACATAGCTCTTCTAAATAGCAGGTTGATTGTTTGAATAATATGCATAATATGCGTCAGAAATATCACATATATGCCTGATTTTCTGCCGAATGGGTGATTACAGGTTGGCTTTTTGTCAGAAAAAGTATATATGTATAAAAAGAAGAAGTAAAGAAAACCGGTGCCGGACTTTAAAAGTTGAAGGTAAACTGCTTTTATTTATTTTTCTGATTAAAACAAATTTACTTTTTGCTTTGAAGGGGTGGCACCAAGCTCTGTCGTAGCTTATTGTTAATGCAAAATAGAAATGTCCGCTTTTCATAGTCTGGTATGTTCTAGATAAGGAACGGTTTTGGGGGATTTTAAGGGCTTGACTTTACTCAATATATTGAGTAAAATTACTCAACGCATTGAGTAAATCTACTCAACGTATTGAGTAAAAATGGAGATTAATTAGTATGTACAAAAGGCCCATATTTGGGGAGTTATTAAAAAGGTTTGCCGAACCGCGCCATTTTATGCAGGTTCTTATCGGGCCGAGGCAGGTGGGAAAGACCACAATTGCATCCCAGCTTGCCCAAAGCGTTAAAATGCCGGTGCATTCGGTTTCCTGTGACGAGCCTGAATTCAAGTCATCCTCCTGGATAGAACAGCAGTGGCAGAGCGCAAGAATCGCCGCGGGTAAAAACGGCAAAAAGGCGCTTCTTATAATAGATGAAGTTCAGAAGATAAACGGTTGGTCTGAAACCGTCAAAAAACTGTGGGACGAAGACACAAAATCAAAAACCTCTGTTTACGTGCTGCTTTTGGGTTCGTCTTCCATGCTTATTCAAAAAGGGCTTGGTGACAGCCTTGCAGGCCGTTTTGAAGTGTCATACGCTTCACACTGGCCGTTTGGTGAAATGAACAGCGCGTTTGGAATCACGTTTGACCAATACACATATTACGGCGGTTATCCCGGCGCTGCTGTGCTTATAAATAACAGCGCAAGGTGGGGCTCCTATATCTCTGAATCTCTTATAGAAACAACGGTTTCCAAGGATATACTGCAGATGACAAGGGTTGATAAACCGGCGCTTTTGCGCAGGCTGCTTGAACTTGGGTGTTCTTATTCCGGGCAGGTATTGTCCTATACAAAAATCATGGGGCAATTGCAGGACGCGGGCAATACAACAACTTTGGCGCATTATCTTGACCTGCTGTCAGGCGCGGGCATTATTTGCGGGCTTAATAAATACTCCGGACAGAAAGTCAGGCAAAGGGGGTCCAGCCCTAAATTTCAGGCATATGACAATGCTTTAATTTCAGTGCAGTCCAAATTAAAATTCAGCGAGGCAAAGGCGGACACGGAATTCTGGGGAAGGCTTACGGAAAGCTGTATCGGCGCGCATCTGCTTAATTCCATTAAAGGAAAAGGGCTGGAACTGTTTTACTGGGAAGACGGAACCGGCGAGCTTGACTTTGTGCTTGCCAAAAAAGGCAAAGTTGCGGCCATTGAAGTTAAAAGCGGCAGAAAAAAGCATAAAGCGCCGGGTATTGAGCGGTTTTCTAAAACATTTAATACTGATAAAAAATACCTGGTAGGTACAGGCGGAATACCTTTTGAAGAGTTTGTTAAAACCGATATCGAAGAATTATTATAATGATTTTATAAGCGGAGGCTTGATGAGAGTCTTTATTAAGATAATATTTGTAACTGTAATTATTTCACTTGTTTTATTTATTTTTAAGGATAAGTTACTGGCAGGAGTTGAAAATAAAAACTGCAGATCTTTGGACCAAAGTATCAAGATAGGGGATTATTTTATTGAAGTTGAGAAGATAGAACTCAGTCATGAGTATATACTATACAATTATATAATTTATAAAAACGGTAATAGAATTTTGGATGTCAGAAAAGATCATGGAATAGATACTGGAGAAACGCGGGTTAATGCTTATTATGCAGGGAAAGATATTAACCGTGATGGAGAACCTGAAATAATTTTTGAAACACCCAACAGGTGCAGCGAGTTTCATATCTACACTTTAGGAAAGGAATTTAAGAAAATATTTAATATTCGTTCTAGGGGCGGAATAGATAAAGTACAAATCAATCCGTTTGATTTTAACCCGGCAGCGAAAATAAAATTTAAAAGCGCTTTTTATATGGGTTATTATCATTGTATGTCGTGCGGGCCTAATCCGGATCTTATTTATGCATACAGAAATGGGAAATACACCCTGGCTTTCGATTTAATGAAAAAAAGGCGTCCAAGTGAAAAGGTCTTTCAGGAAATGGTAAAATACATTAATTCTGATACGCGGGATAGCGAGAAGCCGTTTCAATGGTTTGGTCAGCTTCTTTTTTCCGGTAATGTTGATACTGCGGAAAATTTTGTAGAGCAAATAAAGGATCCTTACATGAAAAAAGATTATTTGGATATTATAAGTTTTGTGAAAGAACATTATATAAACGGGAAGTGAACAAATGGATATTAAGGGCAAACATATCATTGAAGCCGGGCATGTTACGGAAGTTTATGGGCCGGTGCAGGCGCTTAGAAATTACATGCAGACGCAGGATTGCACTTTCACGTTTATCTCCCACCCTTTTTCATACACCGGGCTGGAAGGTTCTAAAGCCGAAGTGTATGTCAACGGCGTGCTTACAACAACTAAAAGCGGGCATAAAAAAAGCGGTAATCTTTTAATTCAGTGGACAAGGGATTTTTTCTTTAATCTTGGATACGGATTTAAGAATAAATGTGATTTTTTTATGGCGGTGGATAATTTAAACGGGGTGTCTGCCGTAATGTTAAAGCTTTTCGGCAGGGCAAAAAAAACCGGCTATTATGTAATAGACCACATGGACAGGCGGTTTAAAAATCCCATATTCAACTTTGTCTATGAAACTTTGGATTACATCTGCCTTAAATATTGCGACACGGTATGGATACTGTCGGAACGGATGGCTGATGCCAAAAGGAAAAAGTTTAAACTTAAAGGGGATAACTTTCAGATAGTACCTGTAGGTGTTGAACTTGATAAAGTGGATAAATTTTTCGAAAGCGAAAAAATTAAAGAAAAAACAATGGTATTAATGAGCTACCTTGACGAAACCAAGGGCGTGCAGTTAATGATAGACGCCATGGATACCATATTAAAACAGGTATCAACCGCTCAGTTGCTTATAATAGGAACAGGGCCTTATGAAAACGCTTTAAAAGAGCAGACAAAGCGCCTTAACCTTGAAAACAGCGTTAAATTTCTTGGCCTTATGAACCATTCTGAATTGTTTAAATACATCCCTCACCGCCGCATAAGCATTGCCCCTTATATTGACGACAAAAACAACTACACCTGGTACGCTGACCCTACCAAACCCAAAGAATACCTTGCCTGCGGCCTGCCAATGGTTATAACGGATGTGCCTTGGGTGGCGGAAGAAGTAAGGCGCCGGCCTATGGGGGTTGTATGCGCATATAATAAGGAAGAGCTTGCGGCTGCCTGTGTGAAACTTTTAAGCGATGACGCATTTTATTCCGTCTGCCTTAAAAACGCCCTGGAATTCTCGTCTTTACTCTCATGGGGGACAATTTATGATAAAGCGGTAAGCGGGTCTTAATGGGCGCGTTAAAAAGGTTTTATACGCCGGAAATGTTTCAGGGTATTGGCCGCAAAAAGCATTACTTTGAAGGGTGGTATTACAAAAACGTAAGCGCGGACAGTTCCTCCGCCATTGCGGTTATCCCCGGCATATCTATCGTAAATAAAAGCGACACGCACAGTTTTATACAGTTCTTTAACGCAAGGGAAAAAACCGCTTATTACTTCCGGTACGGCGCGGATGAATTTAAATATAATGAAAAAGAGTTCAGGATAAATATAGGAAAGTCCGAATTTACAAAGCAGGGAATTAAACTTGATATTGACACTCCGCAGGCGGTAATAAAAGGGCAGCTGTCTTATTCTGCCATGACAGGGTGGCCGGTTTCGCTTTTTTCCCCCGGCGCTATGGGGTGGTACGCTTTTGTGCCAAGGATGGAATGTTACCACGGCATCATGGGTTTTGACCATGCAATTACAGGTACGATTACTGTTAACGGCCATGAATATAATATGAATAACGGGCGCGGCTACATGGAAAAGGACTGGGGAACTTCTATGCCTTCGTCCTGGATATGGGCGCAGTCCAACCATTTTGAATCCCCTGATGCGTCTGTCTTTGTTTCAATAGCCAAAATACCGTGGTTTGGAAAAAGTTTTACAGGGTATTTGTGCGGTTTTTATTTAAACGGAACGGTGTACAGGTTTACAACTTATCTGGGCGCCAAAATTACGGGGCTAAAGGCGGATGAACAGAACATTCACTTTACTATAGAAGACAAAAAATATTTCATGGAAGTGACAGGAAAGCGCGCTGACGGGGCTGTTCTGGCGGCGCCGTCTTTTGGCGGTATGTCCACAAAGATAAAAGAAAGCCTTCAGTCAGAACTTAACATTATATTCGGCAGAAAAGCCGGTAAAAACCGTGAAGTGATTTTTTCAGGCACCGGCAAAAACGCCGGCCTTGAATACGTGGGCGATATTGGGGAGCTTGTTTCAGGGCTTTAAACAGGGCTTGTTGTGTTGTATAATAATTCATCATATTAAAGGAGGAATTATAAATGGCAAAATTAGTTGTGACCGGCGGCGCGGGATTTTTAGGGTTTCATCTCTGCAAGAAACTTGCGGATAAATACGAAAAAATCCTTGTGCTTGACATTGACACTTTTAGAAAAGAAGAGTACGCGGCAAATGTGGAATACAAGAAAGTGGATGTAAGAAATTTTGAAGCTGTAAAAGAAGCGTTTAAAGGGTATGACGCGGTGGTAAACGCGGCAGCAGCTCTTCCGCTGTGGAGCAAAAAAGATATTTATTCCACCAATGTTGACGGAATAAAAAATGTGCTTGAAGCGGCAATAGCAAACAATATCAACAGGGTGGTACAGGTAAGTTCCACCGCTGTTTACGGCGTGCCGGAAAAGCACCCGCTTTTTGAAACAGACCCGCTTGTAGGCGTGGGGCCTTACGGCGAAACAAAGATAACAGCGGAAAAAATATGCGAAGAGTACAGGGCAAAAGGCATGATAGTGCCTGTGGTAAGGCCCAAAACATTTATAGGGACAGAAAGGCTTGGAGTCTTCCAGATATTATATGACTGGGTGGAAGCGGGAGCGTTAATCCCATGCATAGGCAACGGCAATAACAGGTATGAACTTTTAGAAGTGCAGGACCTGGTGGACGCAATTTACCTTATGCTTACAAAACCCGCGGAAATAGCAAATGACACATTTAACGTGGGCGCGAAAAATACCCCGTCTGTAAAACAATACCTTGAGGAATTCTTTAACAGAGTGGGTTCCAAGTCGCGCGTCATGAAAACGCCGGCAGGGCTTCTGATATTCTTTCTTGAAATATTCTGGATACTGCGCATATCGCCGCTTTACAAATGGGTATACGGCACCGCGCATAAAGACTCCTTTGTCTCCATAGAAAAAGCGGAAACAAAACTTGGCTGGTCGCCAAAGTTTACCGAAGCAGACGCCCTTGTACACTCTTACGAATGGTACATAAAGCACGAAAAAGAGGTAAAAGGCGCAAGCGGCGTCACCCACAGGGTGGCATGGAAACAGGGAATTCTTGCGCCGTTTAAGGGATTAATGGTACTTTTAAATAAGAATAAGTAGGGAAAAGAGCCGAGGGACAGAGGGACGGATGCACGGAGGGACGGAAGGAACGGCAGAGGTTTACGGTTTGGTAGACGCGGGTCTTTAGCCCGCGGATTTTATGTATTTATGTAATGGTAGCCGCGTCCTTTCAGGGCGCGTTGTTTAGATTTAGTTTCTGCTTGTTCTTACTTCCGTCCCTCCGTGCATCTGTCCCTCCGTCCCTCCGTCTTACCGGGCTTGGGTATATGCCCCGGTAGCCGCGTCCTTTCAGGGCGCGTTGTTTAGATTTAGTTTCTGCTTGTTCTTACTTCCGTCCCTCCGTGCATCTGACCATCCGTCCCTCCGTTTTACAGGGCTTGGGTATATTTTTTCAGTACGCGCCGCAAATTGGTGTTCTTGTATCCAAACAAACTTGAAATCGCCGGTGTGTTAACGTCATTGGCAGCCGTGAATCCGCGGCACATCCAAATTTGCCGCCGAAGCATTAAACAGCTCCTGCCGCATACACAGTAGGTTAGAGCGGCACGCACTGAAAAAACACACCCAACCCCTGTTTTGCTTTTGTTCTTCCAATTTTCGAATTTTGAATTTTCAATATTTGTTTTATCTTTGCTTTTCCTTCCGACCCTATGTTTTATCGGGCTTGTATGTATGCAGTGGTAGACGCGGGTCTTTAGTCCGCGGATTTTATGTTTTATGTATTTATATAATGGTAGCCGCGTCCTTTCAGGGCGCGTTGTTTAGATTTCGCTTCTGCTTGTTCTTACTTCCGTCCCTCTGTGCATTTGTCCCTCCGTCCCTCTGATTTTTCGTCCTTTCTTTGCCTTTACTTTGACTTTTACATGGTATATAATCGCAATAGAAGGTTTTTTGTCAGTTTTTAACTTTAGCGTGGTTATAACCATGCCTGAATATACATTATTTTATGAGGTAAAAATGGCTGTAGATAATAAAGCAAACATAAAAAAGATGGCTATGATTTATTCCCAGGAAGGCAGATGGGATAAAGCCATTGTAGAGTATAAAAAGCTGCTTGCGCTTGACCCTACCGATTTTACAACGCATAACATGCTTGGGGACGTATATAAAAAGAAGAACGAAGACGAACTTGCCTATCAGGAATACATGATTGCCGCGGAAGCGCACATAAAACAGGGGCTGGCGGATAAAGCCCAGATAATCTATAAAAAAATCGGGCAGCTGGATTCTTCAAAATTAAATGACAGCGACAGAAAACGCCAGATAATGATTAAAAAGCACACGGAAGCGGACAAACTTATTGAAAGCGGCGAAACAGACAAAGCAATTGAAGCGTACAAAGAAATTGTAAAAATAAGCCCTGAAAGCCTTGACACCTATCAGAAACTTGGGGAACTTTACGCTCAGAAAGGCGACAAAAAAGAGTCACTGACTTATTATGAAAAAATAGTGGAAGTATATTTTAACAAAAGGATGTATAAAAAAGCCCTTCCAATTTATCAGAAAATAATGGATATTCAGCCCGATAACATTGAAGTAAGGGAAAAAATAGCGGAGATTTACGAAAGGGAAGGGAATGATTCCGACGCCAAAAGGGAATTTCTTTTTCTGGCGGAATATTACTGGAAAGAACAGAATATAGAACGCACGGAATTTTTCGCGCAGAAAGCCGTGGAATTTAAAAGCATAGAAGCGCACTATTTTAAGGGCGCCGCCCTGTTTCACAAGAAAGTGTATGACGAGGCAAAAAAAGAACTGGAAATGCTTTTAAAATTCAAGGCAAACCACGTGGGCGCCCTTCAGATAATG encodes:
- a CDS encoding ATP-binding protein; the protein is MYKRPIFGELLKRFAEPRHFMQVLIGPRQVGKTTIASQLAQSVKMPVHSVSCDEPEFKSSSWIEQQWQSARIAAGKNGKKALLIIDEVQKINGWSETVKKLWDEDTKSKTSVYVLLLGSSSMLIQKGLGDSLAGRFEVSYASHWPFGEMNSAFGITFDQYTYYGGYPGAAVLINNSARWGSYISESLIETTVSKDILQMTRVDKPALLRRLLELGCSYSGQVLSYTKIMGQLQDAGNTTTLAHYLDLLSGAGIICGLNKYSGQKVRQRGSSPKFQAYDNALISVQSKLKFSEAKADTEFWGRLTESCIGAHLLNSIKGKGLELFYWEDGTGELDFVLAKKGKVAAIEVKSGRKKHKAPGIERFSKTFNTDKKYLVGTGGIPFEEFVKTDIEELL
- a CDS encoding glycosyltransferase, coding for MDIKGKHIIEAGHVTEVYGPVQALRNYMQTQDCTFTFISHPFSYTGLEGSKAEVYVNGVLTTTKSGHKKSGNLLIQWTRDFFFNLGYGFKNKCDFFMAVDNLNGVSAVMLKLFGRAKKTGYYVIDHMDRRFKNPIFNFVYETLDYICLKYCDTVWILSERMADAKRKKFKLKGDNFQIVPVGVELDKVDKFFESEKIKEKTMVLMSYLDETKGVQLMIDAMDTILKQVSTAQLLIIGTGPYENALKEQTKRLNLENSVKFLGLMNHSELFKYIPHRRISIAPYIDDKNNYTWYADPTKPKEYLACGLPMVITDVPWVAEEVRRRPMGVVCAYNKEELAAACVKLLSDDAFYSVCLKNALEFSSLLSWGTIYDKAVSGS
- a CDS encoding NAD(P)-dependent oxidoreductase, with amino-acid sequence MAKLVVTGGAGFLGFHLCKKLADKYEKILVLDIDTFRKEEYAANVEYKKVDVRNFEAVKEAFKGYDAVVNAAAALPLWSKKDIYSTNVDGIKNVLEAAIANNINRVVQVSSTAVYGVPEKHPLFETDPLVGVGPYGETKITAEKICEEYRAKGMIVPVVRPKTFIGTERLGVFQILYDWVEAGALIPCIGNGNNRYELLEVQDLVDAIYLMLTKPAEIANDTFNVGAKNTPSVKQYLEEFFNRVGSKSRVMKTPAGLLIFFLEIFWILRISPLYKWVYGTAHKDSFVSIEKAETKLGWSPKFTEADALVHSYEWYIKHEKEVKGASGVTHRVAWKQGILAPFKGLMVLLNKNK